From Candidatus Bathyanammoxibius amoris, the proteins below share one genomic window:
- a CDS encoding S41 family peptidase produces the protein MPMLRTSYCLVLTLSLLITLSRPLPAEEETDYYEDYVELIKVVRLIKEKYVDEVQLHDLLTGAYRGMLQELDPYSQFISPDEMEDLRIETEGEFGGMGIEVIMKDGILTVITPILDSPAFKAGILPGDKILRIEDEPAENISFREAIKRLRGAPGTKVTISVLHPDETETTDITIERDVVQLKSVIGSRIVDEEDKIGYVAVSTFQENTTEDLENAVTALLQEGMESLILDLRFNPGGLLNVAVDVSDKFLEDDVIVSTKGKDPSQNHVYLAKKSGTFPNFPVIVLINNGSASAAEIVAGAIRDRKRGLLVGTKTFGKGSVQSLVPVEDEGSAIKLTTAKYYTPSGASIHDIGIEPDVVVELSKEETRDLHESIIKLKNTSLSRRDSGEEASPLEEVPSDIQLQRALDILKNDQQLFTKLLNNPTL, from the coding sequence ATGCCTATGTTACGCACGTCATACTGTCTGGTCTTAACCCTTTCCCTGCTAATAACCCTTAGCCGTCCCCTGCCGGCAGAGGAGGAGACAGACTATTACGAGGATTACGTGGAGCTGATAAAGGTGGTAAGGCTTATCAAGGAAAAATACGTGGACGAGGTGCAGCTTCACGACCTTCTCACAGGCGCTTATCGCGGGATGTTGCAAGAACTGGACCCCTATAGCCAGTTCATAAGCCCCGATGAGATGGAAGACCTCCGGATAGAAACGGAGGGAGAATTCGGCGGAATGGGCATTGAGGTCATAATGAAGGACGGCATACTTACCGTCATCACACCTATACTTGACTCACCCGCGTTTAAGGCGGGGATATTGCCCGGCGACAAGATTCTACGGATTGAAGATGAACCCGCGGAAAATATCAGCTTCAGAGAGGCCATAAAAAGACTAAGAGGCGCTCCAGGCACCAAGGTAACCATCAGCGTCCTACACCCTGATGAAACGGAAACCACAGACATCACCATAGAGCGAGACGTAGTTCAGCTAAAAAGCGTAATAGGCAGCAGGATAGTCGACGAAGAGGACAAGATAGGCTACGTTGCGGTCAGCACCTTTCAGGAAAATACCACAGAGGACCTCGAAAATGCCGTCACGGCGCTCCTGCAGGAGGGGATGGAGTCACTCATCCTGGACCTGCGGTTTAATCCCGGCGGCCTCTTAAACGTTGCTGTAGACGTCTCAGACAAGTTTCTCGAAGACGACGTAATCGTCTCTACGAAAGGCAAAGATCCGTCCCAAAACCATGTATACCTTGCAAAAAAATCCGGGACCTTTCCAAACTTCCCTGTTATTGTACTGATCAATAACGGCAGTGCCAGTGCGGCGGAGATCGTAGCCGGGGCCATCAGGGACCGCAAACGCGGTTTACTCGTAGGCACAAAAACATTTGGAAAGGGCTCGGTCCAAAGCCTTGTGCCGGTCGAGGACGAGGGAAGCGCCATAAAACTCACAACCGCTAAATACTACACACCTTCCGGGGCCTCAATTCATGATATCGGCATAGAACCGGACGTCGTTGTAGAACTCAGTAAAGAAGAGACAAGGGATCTGCATGAATCCATAATCAAACTGAAGAACACAAGCCTTTCCAGAAGAGACAGCGGTGAAGAAGCCTCACCTTTAGAAGAGGTCCCTTCAGACATCCAGCTCCAGCGAGCCCTGGACATCCTCAAAAACGACCAGCAGCTGTTCACCAAGCTACTTAACAACCCAACCCTGTGA
- the larB gene encoding nickel pincer cofactor biosynthesis protein LarB, protein MDINLIKKILTKVRKGEYSMEQALEHLKDLPYKDVGFAKVDSHRTLRRGFPEVIFSQGKTPEQVVKIAQEIARGEGDILATRANPEIYRAMLKNFPKAEYNETARTITIKKTRRKAPKGLILVVTAGTLDIPVAEEARVTAELMGNKVKTIYDAGVAGIHRLLGHRKELSQANVIIVVAGMEGALPGVVSGLVDCPVVGVPTSVGYGASFGGISPLLTMLNTCSEGVSVVNIDNGFGAGYTASLINKTRAKT, encoded by the coding sequence ATGGATATAAATCTTATCAAAAAAATACTGACCAAGGTCCGCAAAGGAGAATACTCTATGGAACAGGCCCTGGAGCATCTCAAGGACCTCCCCTATAAGGACGTGGGTTTTGCTAAGGTTGACAGCCACAGGACGCTTCGCCGGGGCTTTCCGGAGGTTATTTTCTCTCAGGGAAAGACGCCGGAACAGGTGGTGAAAATAGCGCAAGAGATTGCACGAGGTGAAGGCGACATCCTGGCTACCAGGGCGAACCCTGAGATCTACCGGGCAATGCTCAAGAATTTCCCGAAGGCGGAGTATAATGAGACTGCCAGGACCATCACCATAAAGAAGACGCGGCGTAAGGCGCCAAAGGGGCTTATACTGGTGGTCACGGCGGGGACACTCGATATACCCGTGGCGGAAGAGGCAAGAGTCACGGCGGAGCTCATGGGCAACAAGGTAAAGACCATTTATGACGCCGGTGTCGCGGGCATACACAGGCTCCTGGGGCATCGCAAGGAACTATCGCAGGCAAACGTCATCATAGTGGTCGCCGGTATGGAAGGTGCGCTCCCCGGCGTGGTGAGCGGGCTGGTAGACTGCCCCGTGGTTGGCGTGCCGACCAGCGTGGGCTATGGCGCAAGCTTCGGCGGTATCTCGCCGCTGCTTACCATGCTGAACACCTGTTCCGAAGGGGTATCGGTCGTAAACATAGACAACGGCTTTGGCGCCGGCTACACCGCTTCCCTCATAAACAAAACACGTGCCAAGACATAG
- the tsaD gene encoding tRNA (adenosine(37)-N6)-threonylcarbamoyltransferase complex transferase subunit TsaD: MLILGIETSCDETSAAVVEDGCNILSNIVSSQEQLHLKFGGVVPEIACRAHIEAILPVIDNALRDARTQLKDIDAVALATTPGLIGALLIGLTAAKTLSWLFKLPLIAVNHLHAHLLASRLEYGEELRFPALGFVISGGHTSLYLSRSETDHLALGATLDDAAGEAFDKVAKLLGLGYPGGPEIDRISISGNPASVSFPRSYLEPSSLDFSFSGLKTAVLYHYQGLQGRKGELNRQEVADISASFQEAVVDVLVNKALLALKRHRVNGVILGGGVACNSRLRKRFSLALEDLPVRLFCPSPKLCTDNAAMVACLGYYKYLERDFSTLEVEAVAQAV; the protein is encoded by the coding sequence ATGTTAATACTCGGTATAGAAACCTCTTGCGACGAAACCTCTGCCGCAGTAGTAGAAGACGGTTGCAACATCTTGTCGAACATCGTCAGCTCACAGGAGCAACTGCACCTAAAGTTCGGTGGCGTAGTGCCTGAAATTGCATGTCGTGCGCACATTGAAGCCATATTGCCGGTAATAGACAATGCGCTCCGTGACGCACGGACACAGCTTAAGGATATAGACGCGGTGGCCCTGGCAACCACCCCGGGGCTTATCGGCGCGTTGCTCATTGGTCTGACCGCCGCGAAGACCCTTTCATGGCTCTTCAAGCTGCCTCTGATAGCGGTTAATCACCTCCATGCCCACCTCCTCGCCAGCAGGTTAGAATACGGGGAAGAACTCCGGTTTCCCGCCCTGGGTTTCGTAATCTCCGGGGGACACACAAGCCTGTACCTCAGCCGGAGCGAAACCGATCACCTGGCCCTGGGCGCTACACTTGACGACGCGGCGGGAGAGGCCTTTGACAAGGTGGCAAAACTGCTGGGCCTTGGTTACCCCGGCGGGCCGGAGATTGACCGAATCTCGATAAGCGGCAACCCCGCTTCCGTCTCATTTCCCCGTTCATACCTGGAACCCAGCTCTCTGGACTTCAGTTTCAGCGGCCTGAAAACCGCCGTATTGTACCACTATCAAGGCCTCCAGGGACGTAAGGGCGAACTGAACCGGCAAGAGGTAGCCGATATCTCCGCCAGTTTTCAGGAGGCCGTAGTGGACGTCCTGGTGAATAAGGCCCTCCTTGCCCTGAAAAGGCATCGTGTGAACGGAGTAATCCTTGGAGGCGGCGTGGCCTGTAACTCCAGACTGCGAAAGAGATTTTCCCTGGCCCTGGAGGATCTCCCCGTCAGGCTCTTCTGCCCCTCACCTAAACTATGCACAGACAACGCCGCCATGGTCGCCTGCCTGGGTTACTACAAATACCTGGAGAGGGATTTTTCCACCTTAGAGGTTGAGGCAGTCGCTCAGGCCGTATAA